AAGGTTTTTCAGTGGTATTAGTACCTCCGAAAATATAGCGATCACCATGAGTAGTATTAGCTATTTCGCCCATTTCATCTTTAAGCTGCTTTACCTCTTCGCAAATGGAATTGCGTTCTTCAACATCCAAAGGACCATTAGCCCCCTGTACCGTTAATTCGTAAATCCGCTGTATTACCGAATTTAAAGCACCCAAAGCATCATCTGTAGTATTTAACCAACCTAATGCATCCGCCACATTATCCCGATACTGTGCATTTTCTTTTAAACGAGTTGTTAACCGCAGGCTTTCCACAATCCCGGTAGGATCTATAGAAGGTTTGCTGATACGCCGTCCAGTTTCTAGCTGTAATTGTATTTTTCCCAAAAGACGAATATTACGTGATAAATTATTTTTTAAATTATTAACTAAAACACTATTGGTAATCCGCATTTCTTAACCCCCTATCGTCCTGCCAAACCTAAACGATTAACAACCGTATCCAGCATTTCATCCATGACATTCAGGACCCGGGCCGCAGCACTATAGGCATGCTGAAATCTAATCATATTCACCATTTCTTCGTCTAAAGAAACACCTGATACCGAAGCCCGTCGATTTTGCAGCTGTTCTACTAGTGAAGATCTATTTTCTACCATCTGAAAGGCCTCTTGCCCTTGAATCCCCAATTGACCAATCAAAGATCGATAAAAATCATCAAAAGAAGCTAAACCATCAGTCATAATTAAAGCATGTTTTAACTGAGCAATTCTTAAAGCATTACTGCCATCACCTTGATAAGAAACCATTTCCTCAGCATCTTCATCCCACACGCCCAAACCAGTAGCTAATTTATTCAGATCATCAATAATTTCCTGATTGACTTCTATGTTGCCAGCACTAAAATCTGACTGAATATCTAATTTAACAAAAAGGTCTAATTCAGTACTACCATCCAAACCATAACCCTCTCCGTGTAATTCATTTGTCTTTTCAGCAATGGTCTTGGCTAATTCTGATATCTGCTGATGATATTGCACAATTACTTCATCCCGCATATCCAAATAGCCTTTTAAAATACCGCCATTGGCTCTGAGGGTGCCCTGTGGTGCACCTGTAAAAGGATCACACCATTCCAACTTGGCCTGAGTAGGATCCGAAAAATCATCGGTAAACTTTAGGGTAGCCAATTCAGTACGACTAACTAAAAAACGTCCTCCCACCGTCACATTAACTGCTCCCAAATCATCTTCCACAACATCAATAGCTATATTTTTAGCCAATTGTTCTAAAATTAGATCACGGCGATCCCGCAAATCATTAGCTTTTTTGCCCGAAGCTTCTGCTTTAATAATTTGAGCATTTAAATCCCTAATTTGTCTAGCTTGAGAATTAATTTCATTTACTTTAACTTCTATACTTTTATTTATATCAGCCTGCAAATCGATAAATTGAGCAGCCAAGTGATTAAAAGTATTGGCTAAAGAAATGCCCCTTTGTACTACCGTAGTACGTGCCGCTACCCCTTCTGGATTTTTGGCCAATACTTGCCAGGCTTCCCAAAACTGATCTAATACCGAACGCAAAGCCGTATCAGATGGTTCATTAAATATAACTTCTAATTTATCTAAAATATCGGATTTAACTTCCCATTCACCTAAAGCCTTGTTTTCTGTACGCATTTGAATATCCAAAAACTCATCCCTAATTCTTCTGAATTCACCGATATCCACTCCAGTGCCTACATATCCCTCTAAAACCTTCAAGGCTGAAGAAGCCTGCATAATCACATCCTGGCGAGTATATCCTTCAGTATTGGCATTAGCTACATTATGACCGGTAATATCTAAGGCCCTTTGTTGAGCTGAAAGCCCTTTATAAGCAGTAGTTAAACCCATAAAAGTTGAACGCACTCTTAATCCCCCTCAAACTTTTTTATCCAACAAATTACGCAATTGCTCCATCTTAATTTGCTGTTCAGCATCATAAACCGGCTTTGATTGTTCACTTAATGCCTCAGCGGTAAAATTAACAAACTGTAAAGACTGTTCCAACAGACTCATATTTTCTTCATTTAATTGAGACAATTTTTCTATTAACACCGCAAAATCCGCTTGCAATTCTTTTAATTGCACTTGACAAACCGCGGGTAAAAAAGGTAAAGCTTCCTGCAAAGTTGCGGTTTCATCAAAACCTCCCTTTGCCGCCAACTCTAAAAAACATTCTTGTCTTTGATTTTCCAATTTCCCCAATTGCAAAATTAAGGCCTCCTCTTTTTCAGTTAAAGAGGCCAGCTTTTCTAAATCCCCCGCAATTAAGGCTTGCCGTTTTTGTGAAGATAATTCCTTCAAATTTTGATACCCTAACTTTTGCTCTGTAATCAATTCAATTAATTTCCGGCATGTAGGCTCCATTTTTCTCCCCCTTTAGGCGAAGCACTCCCACCAGATTTTTTCTGCTAATTCCTCTAGATTCACATCATAAGTCCCAGACTGAATAGCCTCACGCAATTCGGCTATTTTTTCCTCTCTGGTTTCCGGCAACTCTTGCAAAGCACTTTTAGCTACATTAAAAAACCTGGCTTCCGAAGAAAGCTTAATTTCATCCTGCTGGGCAGTTTTTTCAATTTTGTCAGATTTTTTTAATTCATTTTGCCGTTTATAAACTTGAGCGACTTCTGGTATAGATTGATTAATAATCCGCATTTTTGCTCACTCCTAAAATAAACTACAATCCTCTTACTTATTATTTCGAAAACAATTGCAATTTTCTTTATCCCCAAATTAAGCGATTTAAGCAAAATAGAGGAGCCTTTCTTTCATTTAAGCCAATTTTCAAGGAACTACAACTCCCCAGCTATTTTCTTTTCTTACGTAAATCAGCTGTATGCATTTTAGCCTTTCCACTATTTCCCAACGCACGGTTCTGCTGTTCTTTATTTTCCTCAATTATTGTTTTTTTCAAGCCCTCAGTCAACTTTTCCCGACAAGCCAAACAGTAGCGTTCCCGCAATACCGGTTTACCACATAATTCACAAGTATAATTACTCTGATGTTCTGCTCCTGCAGAAAGACGCCCTTCCCTTAAAAAACGCAGCACCTTTTCTTCACTAATACCCGTATTTTTACTAACCTCAATAGCAGTAGCCCCCGGATGCTGTGTAATATATTTACGGATTTCCCGAAAGGCCTGCTCATCTTTTTCTTGACATTCCGGACAAAGATTAGTTCTAATAAAATTAAACACCTTACCACATTGCGGACAATTTCTTAAATCCATTTTCAAACCCCCTCTTTTTAATATTCATCAAAGTAAAACCAATTTTTTGTCTTCTCCCCTAAAATTTTAAGATTATAACCACCAGCCCAAGTTATAGCCCGTACATCTTTAACCCCATATTGTCGTAAAACACGTGCACAGCTTAATAAAGTGGCACCAGTTGTTAAAACATCATCTACTAGCAAAATGTTACCATTTTTAATTTTTCTAGTCGGCGAATATTGAAAAGCACCAGTAATATTTTTAAGTCGTTCCCGACGATTTAAACTAGATTGAGGTGCTTGAAAATGTTTTCTAGTTAAAACAGTCCATAAAGGTTTACCAAGCTCCTCTGCTATTACTTCCGCCAAAAGTAAACTTTGATTAAAACCGCGTTCTTTTTCCCGACTTTCACTAAGGGGTACGGGAACTACCCCTGCAATTTTTTCTACCAATCCCAATCTCCTCAACCGACTGGCCATTAAAAAACCTAATGGTTCGGCTAATGTCTGCTGACCATTGAATTTAAAATTCAATATCAAATCCCTAAAAATACCTTCATAAGGAACAACTGTACTTACTTTTAAAGATTCAGACCAACTACCACATGTCGGACAAGAAGCACCTCCGGTAAAAAAACCGCAATGAGGACACGTTTGAATAGTTTCACTAATTTCCAAAATCTTTTGGGCACATTCAAAACACAATTGTAAAGATTGCATATTCTTGTTTTCACGCTGACATATACAGCAGAATTTAGTTTCGGGAAATAAAAGATTGAGAATGGCCTCCCCCCATTTACTCAAAACTTATCCCTCCAAACTACACCTTTAATCGATATTCGACATCCAAGAACACCTTACCTGCTATTTACCAGTTTAATTTTACAAATCATTTAAAAACGAGAATATCCTTCAAAAAGATAAAAAAACCCGGGTAACATTTACCCGGGTTTTTTAATACCTATATTTCGGCCAATTGTTCATACAGATGATCGTTCAGTACTTTAATATATGTACCTTTCATACCCAAGGAACGAGCATCAATTACACCCGCACTTTCCAATTTACGTAAGGCATTCACGATTACGGAACGGGTCAACTTATATTCTTCAGCTAACCTACTGGCCACTAAAAACCCTTCCGAACCTTCAATTTCGTTAAAAATATATTTAACGGCCTCCAATTCCGAATAAGAAAGCACCTCTAAAGCCAACTGTACCACTGTCTTTTTACGAGCTTCATTTTCCAAACGTTCATTAACTTTACGCAAGATTTGCATTCCAGCCACACTAGCTCCATATTCCGCCAAAATTATTTCCGCCGCCGTATAAGGCTTACCTTCCCGAGCATAAATCACCGTACCCATTCTTTCGCGGTTGCCAATTACCGGGGTTAAAATACAGTAAAAATTGGTTCCCTGAGGGACAAAGTTTACCTCAGTATGTGTAAAACCAAATAACCACTGTTGATTATTTTCCGAAAAATAGCCTCTAGCTAATTCTTCTTCCGGAAAAATGCCCCCTCGAAAAGTAACTAATTCCTCTTTCCCCAACAAATTACCATCCCGATCAACAATATAAACACTAGCTGCCAACAAACGAGATACCTCTTCTACAATGGTCCCATAACTTAACACCTGTTCAGCCGACTTTTGTAATAATTGATGTAGGGTTCTTGTTTTTTCTAACAACAACTGCATTTCCATACTTTATTCCTCCTTCATAAAATTTAAGGTTGTTGTTAGTAGTATTTCCACCATTTAGTAATTTATACTTTTTCAGCAAAATTAATTAGCAATTCGGCACTTAAATTTAAGTACCGAATTGCTAAACATTAAATCGGATAAACTTTACCACCTAATTTAGCTTCATTTTCTTTAGCTAAATTTAAATCTACTCCACATTTACCTGCATAACGTTCTTCTAAAAAAGTCTTGGCAACTTGTGGGAAAATAGCGTAGGAAATAATGTCTTCTTCTTTTTGTAAATAAGGTCCAATTTCCTGACGTGCTTTTTCCAATTGTGGTTCAAGATTATCTGCCGGCCGACAAGTTATAGGAGGTTCATCTCCAATAATCTCACGCCGCAAATCTTCATTCACCGGTACAGGTGTAGCTCCATAAAGCCCGCGTAAATAATTTTTCACCTGATTAGTCACCCTTTGGTAGCGCTTACCTGTTAAAACATTAAGTACAGCTTGGGTTCCTACTATTTGACTGGTAGGAGTAACCAAAGGTGGATAACCTAAATCTTCACGAACCCGTGGTACCTCAGCCAATACTTCTGGTAATTTATGCAGAGCATTTTGCTGCTGTAGTTGTGATATAAAGTTAGATAACATTCCCCCCGGCACTTGATATAAGAGCACATTAGTATCAATACCAGCTTTAAAAACATCATAATCCTGATATTTCTCACGAACCTCTTTAAAATAGTCCGCTATTTCCGCCAAAAGTTTCAAATTTAAACCAGTATCATAAGGTGTATCAGCTAAAGTAGCTACCATAGCCTCTGTAGCTGGCTGTGATGTACCCAATGCCATTGATGAAATTGCAGTATCCATTATTTCCGCCCCAGCTTCCACAGCTTTCAAATACATCATAGCCGCCATACCACTAGTATAATGAGTATGCATTTGTACAGGTAAATCATAATTCTTTTTTATTTCCTTGACTAATTCATAAGCCGCATAAGGTTTTAAAATACCAGCCATATCCTTAATACACAATGAATCAGCCCCTGCATCACGATATTGACCCACTAAATTTAAGTAATAGTCTAAATCATGGACTGGACTAATTGTGTATGAAATGGCTGCTTGCACATGTGCCCCTTCCTTTTTAGCCACCTCCATAGCTTTGGCTAAATTACGAACATCATTTAAAGCATCAAAAATCCGGAAGATGTCCATACCATGGGCTACCGCCTTTTTAACAAACTCTTCGACCACATCATCAGCATAATGCTGATAACCCACCAAGTTTTGTCCCCGTAAAAGCATTTGCAGCTTTGTCTTTTTTAAAGCCTGTCTAATTTTAGCCAACCTCTCCCAGGGATCTTCATTTAAAAAACGCATACAAGTATCAAAAGTAGCTCCTCCCCAAACCTCCATAGAGTAAAACCCCACTGCGTCCATTTTTTCAGCTATGGGGAGCATATCTTCAATACGCATTCGAGTCGCTAATAAAGATTGATGGCTATCACGCCAAGTAGTATCTGTAATCGCAATTGTTCTTTTTTCCATGACTAACACCTCCATCCTTATATCACTTAATTTTGCCATATTTACAGTAATAAATCTAGTTCAAAATACCGATATCAATATAAAAAGTAAATTTTTTTAAATGAGGACTCATTTTACAACTTCCGAAACCTTTGCCGCTTTCCTACCTCTTCGTTGAAAACGATTACTTAAATTATCAAAAACAATATACATGCAGGGAATTAATACCAAAGTAATTAAAGTAGAAACAATTAAACCTCCGGCTACCGCTGTGGCCATAGGTGCGGAAAACTCCGCTCCTTCTCCCAACCCGATGGTCAAAGGCAGTAAGGCTAAAACAGTAGTCAAAGTAGTCATTAAAATAGGCCGTAAACGAGTAGGACCTGCCTGCAAAATTGCCGCCTCGCGTTCCAAACCATCTCTAAATCTTAAAGTATTAATATAATCCACCAAAACAATGGCATTATTCACCACTATCCCGGCTAACATGATTACACCAATAAAAGTAGGAATACTAAAGGTACGTTTAGTTAAAAGCAAAGCCCCCACTACCCCAATTAAGGTTGGTGGGATAGAAAACATAATAATGAAAGGTGCCAATAAACCTTCAAACTGGGCAGCTAAAATCATGTATACCAAGACTATCGCTAAAATTAAAGCTAAACTTAAATCAGTAAAGGCTTCTACCATTTCCTGATGAGCCCCACCAAATTCAAGCTGTACCCCAGCAGGGATCAGTAAATCATCTAGAGACTTTTGAATATCAACCATCACACTTTGTAAATCTCGTTCAAAAATATCACCACTAATGGTTAAATGTCTAGTTTGATTTTTCCGCCTAATTTCGGTAGGTCCCTTTGCTAATTCAATCTCTACTAAATCACCCAAATGAACTAGTGAACCATTAGGTGCAGCTAACATTAAAGATTCCAAAGCACTAATACTACTACAATATTTTTCCTCGATCTTTAACCTTACATCTATTTCTTCACCTTTTTCTCGGTAACGAGTAGCTGGTGTCCCACTTAAAGCTGTAGATAAAAGTGAGGCCACTTGCTGAGTACCAATTCCATATTCCTCGGCTTTTTCTTTTTTTAATTTAAAATGCAATTCCGGACGAGCATCATCAATACTGGTTTTCACTTCTCTAGTACCAGGTACCTCTTTAACCCGAGCAGCCACTGTATTAGCAAAAGCTTGCAATACATCCAAATCATCACCACTAATACCGATTTCCAAAGGTGTCTGTAAACCGCCCATGGCCGTATCAAAAGAACTAACCTCAATCTTAGCCCCAGGAATCTGGGCACAGTTTTTTCTTAATTCATCTAATACTTCATCAATCGAACGGGTACGTTCATTTTTACGTACCAATTTACCGCTAATCGAAGCTTTTTCCGGTGTCGCTCCACCACCAAGAGTACTTCCTCCTACCCCAATAGCATAAAGAGCCCATTCATGTTCAGGTAAAGCTTCGATATAACTAGCTACCTGTTTGGTTATCCGTTCAGTTTCGGTAACTGAAGTACCATTAGGCAAACTAATATTTACCAGATAATCCCCACTATCTGATTGCGGCAAAAACTCCATACCTACCCGCGGAAATAAAGCCAAACTAATTATAAAAAGCACAAAAGTGGTAAAAATAACGGTTTTACGGTGTTTAATCGCCCAACCTAATAAACGGCGATAAACCTCATTAAAAAAGATAAAAACACTATCCCAAGTCTTCAATAATTTATGTTTTACACCACTTTGAGAAGTAGAGTTTTTCACCCGCAAAAACTTGGAAGATAATGTGGGCACCAAAGTTAAAGCTACCACCAAAGAAGCCAATAAGGCAAAGGAAACCGTCAAAGCCATAGGTCGAAAAATCTGAGAAGCCAAGCCCTCTACATATACCAAAGGTAAAAAAACAACAATTGTAGTAAAGGTGGAGGCCGTAACAGCCAAAGCAACCTCATCAGCCCCCTCACGGGCTGCCTCGATCAAAGTGTAACCATTTTGTCGATAACGATAAATATTTTCCAGGATAACAATCGCACAATCAACCATCATCCCCACACCTAAAGCCAAACCACCCAATGTAATAATATTTAAAGTTAAACCACCGAAAAACATTAAAATAAAAGTAGCGATAATGGCTATGGGAATCGCCACACCAATAATTAAGGTACTGCGAAAATTATGAAGGAATAAAAAAAGAATTAAAATCGCCAATCCCGCACCCAAATACGCATTATCTTTAACCTGATCCAAAGCCAAATTAATATATTCTGCTTGATCAAAACCAATAATCAAGGTCATGCCTGCTGGCATTTCCTTTTTGAAATCTGCCAAAACTTGCTCCACAGCACTCGATACTTTTACTGTATTGGCATCTGTCTGTTTTTGTATAGCTACCTGTACACTAGGCTGTCCATTCATATAAACAAATTCCCGATCATCTTTTAAAGTATCTTCTACCTTTGCTATTTCCGCTAAACGAATACGGCCACCAGTAGGTAATGGTAAAAAAACATTCTCTATTTCTTCTATACTTTTAAATTCGCCAATCACCCTGACCATTTGTTCTCGAGAGCCTTCTTCAACAACACCTGCCGATAAATCTCTGTTTTCCATGGCTAATTGACCCACAATCTGTTCAAGGGAAAGACCATAAGCCAATAAACGCTGGGGAGCTACCGAAATCAAAACTTCTCTTTTCACTCCCCCAGAAATGGTAACAGAGGCTACTCCCTCTACCCTTTCCAAACGCGGTTTTAAAACATCATTAGCCAATTTATCCAGTTCCACTAATTGTTTTTCCCCACTTAGCCCTAAAACCATAATAGGCATCATATTGGGGTCTAATTTTAAAATCATGGTTTTGTCTACACCACTAGGCAAAAAACCACTTACCAAATCTATTTTTTCCCGCATTTGGTTTAAGGCATAATTCATGTCAGTACCCCAACTAAATTCCAATAAAACCATCGAACTACCACGCTGAGATACCGAACTAATATTTTTAATCCCACCTACTGTACCCAAAACATTTTCCAAAGGTCGAGTAACCAATTCCTCAATTTCCTCTGGTCCGACATTTTCATAACCAGTCATAGCTAAAGCCAGGGGCAATTCCAATTCCGGAAATAAATCTAAATTTAATTTCTGCATAGAAACCATGCCTAAAATAACAATAAATAAAAAGAGCATGATAACTGTAATCGGACGTTTAACAGCAAAACGAGAAAGCTTCATGAGGTTTCACCCCTCATTAAAGGTGTCACCACTGTACCTTCCCGCACCCCATATTGTCCTTCCACAATCAGGAGATCTCCTACTTGCAATCCTTCCACTACTTCTACTAAACCTTCATGAGCAAGGCCCAATTTTACTTCACACTGTCTTACCAAATCATTTTCTACCACAAAAACTACTTCTTGCTGTTCATATTCCACTACCGCAGCTTGTGGAATAACAATCACTTCATCGCGATCCTCCACCACCAATTGCACTTCCCCATACATACCATCTTTCAATAAGCCTTGTGTATTAGGTAAGGTAACTTTTACCGGGTAAGCCTTTGTACGCGGGTCAACCTGAAAGGGAATCTGACTAACTGTCCCTGTAAACCTTTTCTCTCCCGCGGCCGGCACACTAACTTTTAATGTTTGCCCTTTACTTAAACGATTAATTAAACTTTCACTCACCTGAATTTCCAATTCCAAACTAGCTAAATCAAGCAATACCATCAAAGGAGTATTTCCAGCTAATTGTCCTTCTTTAGCTTCCACAGCAGCCACTACCCCATTAATGGGACTTAAAAGCTGACAATTTTCTTTTTGAATCCGTAAATTCTCTAATGCCGTTTCCGCCTGCTCCAATTGAAATTTAGAAATAGCCCCCAATTCATATAATTCCTGATTTCTTTTTAAAGCCAATTCAGCTTGTTTTAATTGTAAATCAAATTCTCTTGAATCAAAGGTAATCAAAGGTGTACCCTGCCAAACATAATCACCAACTTCGGCCAAAACTTCTTTAATTTCAAAGATAGGATTCTTGGCCACCAGATATACTTCTTCCCGGGCCTTTAACAACCCCCCCAAAGGAATCTCTTTAGTTAAAGAACCCAATTGTATCTTTTCTACACTAACCGGTATTTGCGAAATTACCGGGTCATCTGCCTCATTTATTTCACTAGAACCTAAACAACCTGTAAAAACTAAACTACAAAATAAAAAAATTAATAAAATTCGTCTTTTAAACATTTTTTCCTCCTCCAAATATTACCTTTACCCTATATCATAAAGTTTATTTTTCCCAATCAAGATTACTTAAGTTTTTATGTTGCAATATTATACGAATTATAAATATAATTATAAGCAAGTGAAAACAACTAAAAACGGAGGCCTAAAACTTATGAAAAAAGGGGAATTCCTAATCTGTTTTGGTTTTCTAATTTTACTTTCAGTTGGCTACTTTTACTTAAGTGTAGTGTATGTAGATTTTTTTAAATTTAGTGTTTCACCTGTAAAAAGCTACTTAAAAACCGGCAGTATAGTTTACTTTATTTTCGCCTCTCTAATTTTTTTCACTGGGATGCTGCTTCTTCTAGAAAGAAGGGACCCCTCTAAAACCTTAGCCTGGCTCTTAATTCTTATCTTTTTACCTTTAGTAGGTTTTATTCTTTATCTCATTTTTGGCCGTCATCCCCGCAAACAAAGAATTACCCACCGCAAAAGAGTACAAGACCCACAACTTTATCCCTTAGATTATTCTTCATATCATAGTTTAGCACCTAACAATCCCGCAATTCAAGAAAAAGCACGTTTAATTGCATTAATTTATAACAATGCCGATTTTCCTCCTACAGCCAGAAATAAAACAAAAGTATTGACTGATGGTCAAGAAATTTTCCCCGCATTTCTAGCAGCACTAGAAAAAGCAGAAAAACACATTCATTTAGAAACTTATATTCTTAGAGATGATCAAATAGGCACACAAATTGCCGATTTACTTTGCCAAAAAGCCCGCTGCGGTGTACAAGTACGTTTAATTTATGATGGTCTTGGTTCCCGTCATCTTAGTAAAGCTTATCTACAAAAACTGCGTTCAGCCGGAGTACAAATCGCCGTTTTCTTTCCAGTAAAACTACCGTTTTTACACCGCAAAATTAATTATCGCAACCACCGCAAAATCTTGATTATTGATGGTAAAATAGGTTTTGTAGGTGGTGCTAATATCGGTGATGAATATTTAGGTCAAAATTTGGAAATTGGTTTTTGGCGTGATACTCATCTATATATCGAAGGAGATGCCGTCCATTTTCTGCAGCGCATTTTCCTACAAGATTGGCATTTTATTACCCAGGAATATTTAAATCTTGAATCACATAAACTTTTCCCACCCACAACCACCCAAACCAAGCATTTAGTACAAATTACAGCTAGTGGACCAGATAGTCAGTGGGAAGCCATTATGCAAGTTTATTATTATACCATTGCCACTGCTCAAAAATCCGTCTATATTACTTCTCCTTATTTCATTCCCAATGAAAGTATTCTTACTGCTTTAAAAACCGCAGCACTTAGTGGTGTAGATGTAAAACTAATCTTACCTGCCAAACCTGATCATAAAATAGTATACTGGGCAGCTATGTCCTATTTAGGCCAACTATTAGCTAGTGGTGTAAAAATCTATTTTTATCAAAAAGGCTTTATTCATGCTAAAACCCTTACCGTTGATAGCCTAGTTAGCTCAATTGGTTCAGCCAACATGGATCAGCGCAGTTTCAGCCTTAATTTTGAAGTCAATGCTTTCATTTATGAAAAGGAAATAGCTCAGCAATTAGAGAAGGACTTTCAAGAGGATTTACGCAGCTCCCAACAACTTACCTTACAAGATTTCCGCCAGCGTTCCCTAGGTCATCATTTACTAGAATCCATAGCCCGCCTCTTTTCACCCTTACTTTAAAAAAAGATGCTTCATCTAAAAAATGAAGCATCTTTTTTTATTCCTTCACTTTAACTACCCGCTGATTAATCCAGCCAATGGTACCATCAGAAAGCTTTACATTATACCATTCACCTTCAACCTTTTGCACAATCATCTCTAAATCAGCGGTAACCTCTTTTAAAACATCTGCTTCTAAAGTAGGGGCACTGCGTAAATTTGCATAATTTTGCGTGCTGATACTTAAAGTTTTTCCAATCATAGAATCTGCTGGTAATTGTGGTGTTGGGGCAGGTTCTTCTTTTTTGGGCTCCTCCTTAGGTACTGGTGTTGGTTCTGGTTTAACTGTAGGAGTAGTTATTACTCTATTCTGCAATTCATTCAACGTATTTTGCAAGGTTTGGGCTTGTACAGAAAGTTCAGCAAC
This region of Clostridia bacterium genomic DNA includes:
- the codY gene encoding GTP-sensing pleiotropic transcriptional regulator CodY, whose product is MQLLLEKTRTLHQLLQKSAEQVLSYGTIVEEVSRLLAASVYIVDRDGNLLGKEELVTFRGGIFPEEELARGYFSENNQQWLFGFTHTEVNFVPQGTNFYCILTPVIGNRERMGTVIYAREGKPYTAAEIILAEYGASVAGMQILRKVNERLENEARKKTVVQLALEVLSYSELEAVKYIFNEIEGSEGFLVASRLAEEYKLTRSVIVNALRKLESAGVIDARSLGMKGTYIKVLNDHLYEQLAEI
- a CDS encoding flagellar protein FlgN; amino-acid sequence: MEPTCRKLIELITEQKLGYQNLKELSSQKRQALIAGDLEKLASLTEKEEALILQLGKLENQRQECFLELAAKGGFDETATLQEALPFLPAVCQVQLKELQADFAVLIEKLSQLNEENMSLLEQSLQFVNFTAEALSEQSKPVYDAEQQIKMEQLRNLLDKKV
- the flgK gene encoding flagellar hook-associated protein FlgK — translated: MRSTFMGLTTAYKGLSAQQRALDITGHNVANANTEGYTRQDVIMQASSALKVLEGYVGTGVDIGEFRRIRDEFLDIQMRTENKALGEWEVKSDILDKLEVIFNEPSDTALRSVLDQFWEAWQVLAKNPEGVAARTTVVQRGISLANTFNHLAAQFIDLQADINKSIEVKVNEINSQARQIRDLNAQIIKAEASGKKANDLRDRRDLILEQLAKNIAIDVVEDDLGAVNVTVGGRFLVSRTELATLKFTDDFSDPTQAKLEWCDPFTGAPQGTLRANGGILKGYLDMRDEVIVQYHQQISELAKTIAEKTNELHGEGYGLDGSTELDLFVKLDIQSDFSAGNIEVNQEIIDDLNKLATGLGVWDEDAEEMVSYQGDGSNALRIAQLKHALIMTDGLASFDDFYRSLIGQLGIQGQEAFQMVENRSSLVEQLQNRRASVSGVSLDEEMVNMIRFQHAYSAAARVLNVMDEMLDTVVNRLGLAGR
- a CDS encoding ComF family protein translates to MSKWGEAILNLLFPETKFCCICQRENKNMQSLQLCFECAQKILEISETIQTCPHCGFFTGGASCPTCGSWSESLKVSTVVPYEGIFRDLILNFKFNGQQTLAEPLGFLMASRLRRLGLVEKIAGVVPVPLSESREKERGFNQSLLLAEVIAEELGKPLWTVLTRKHFQAPQSSLNRRERLKNITGAFQYSPTRKIKNGNILLVDDVLTTGATLLSCARVLRQYGVKDVRAITWAGGYNLKILGEKTKNWFYFDEY
- a CDS encoding MerR family transcriptional regulator gives rise to the protein MDLRNCPQCGKVFNFIRTNLCPECQEKDEQAFREIRKYITQHPGATAIEVSKNTGISEEKVLRFLREGRLSAGAEHQSNYTCELCGKPVLRERYCLACREKLTEGLKKTIIEENKEQQNRALGNSGKAKMHTADLRKKRK
- the flgM gene encoding flagellar biosynthesis anti-sigma factor FlgM yields the protein MRIINQSIPEVAQVYKRQNELKKSDKIEKTAQQDEIKLSSEARFFNVAKSALQELPETREEKIAELREAIQSGTYDVNLEELAEKIWWECFA
- a CDS encoding oxaloacetate decarboxylase subunit alpha — translated: MEKRTIAITDTTWRDSHQSLLATRMRIEDMLPIAEKMDAVGFYSMEVWGGATFDTCMRFLNEDPWERLAKIRQALKKTKLQMLLRGQNLVGYQHYADDVVEEFVKKAVAHGMDIFRIFDALNDVRNLAKAMEVAKKEGAHVQAAISYTISPVHDLDYYLNLVGQYRDAGADSLCIKDMAGILKPYAAYELVKEIKKNYDLPVQMHTHYTSGMAAMMYLKAVEAGAEIMDTAISSMALGTSQPATEAMVATLADTPYDTGLNLKLLAEIADYFKEVREKYQDYDVFKAGIDTNVLLYQVPGGMLSNFISQLQQQNALHKLPEVLAEVPRVREDLGYPPLVTPTSQIVGTQAVLNVLTGKRYQRVTNQVKNYLRGLYGATPVPVNEDLRREIIGDEPPITCRPADNLEPQLEKARQEIGPYLQKEEDIISYAIFPQVAKTFLEERYAGKCGVDLNLAKENEAKLGGKVYPI